Below is a genomic region from Leucobacter exalbidus.
CATCAGGCGGCCTCTACAAGGCTGGCGGTAGCCCGTGGTCAGGCGGCTACGCGGTCTACAACCCGTTGCAGACTGAACGCTTTGGCACGTGGCCGATCCTGTCTGACTTCGTGACGAGCTGGGGGCCGGGCGTCGCGATCATCTCGTGGGGCTCGATCATCTTGCAGATCGCATTCTTGTTCATGCTGCTAACCCGCCCCACGCGAGTGATCGGTCTCCTCGGCATTCTGAGCTTCCACATTGGTATTGGCGTACTCATGGGGCTGCCGTGGTTCTCGCTCACCATGATCGCGATTGATTCGATCTTCATTCGCGACCGCACCTGGAGCGCGATGGCCACGGGGCTGAAGGAAATGGGTCAGCAAGCGGCGCATCCCGAAGCTGAGCCAGCTCGGGCCACGGCTCAGGCGGCTGCTGAACCAGCTGCTGAATCCGGATCAGCGACGGTTCCCCAGCCCGTGGGAGACCGCGCGTAAGCGTCGTATAACCCAGGCCTCAGCCAGGTCTTTCGCAATGGTGTCAAACGACCCGGTACCCGAGTTCTTCTCGCGATACCGGGTCGTTTGCTGTCTGCAGGGCGCCGCCAAGCAAGCGGGTGAGCGTGTGACGCTCGAGCTCTTCGGTACGATCGAAGTATGAATTCCTCTTCGGGCGCAGCCGTCGTTGGAGCAGGGCCCAACGGGCTTGCTGCCGCAGTTACTCTCGCACGCGCGGGGGTGCCGGTCACGGTCTACGAAGCCGCCGAAACCATCGGCGGCGGCACCCGCACGAAAGAGGTCGTAGAGCCTGGCGTGCTGCACGACGTTTGTGCCGCGATCCATCCGACCGCGATCGCGACCGGCTTCTTTCAGGCGTTTGAGCTCGAAAAGCGGGTTGAATTTGTGGTGCCCGAGGCGTCATACGCGAACCCGCTCGACATAGCTGGCGGCAGCCGCGACGGCCGCGCCGCGATCGCCTACCGTGATCTCGAGCGCACCGCACACGAGCTCGGTCGCGACGGCGCCGCGTATGCGCGGGTGTATGCCCCGATTCTGCGCCGGCTTGAGGGCGCGATCGATTTCGCGTTTGGCGGCAGCATGCTGCGGTGGCCCAAGGATCCGCTGGGGGCGGCCGCGACGGGGCTCGCTACGTTTGTGCAGGGCACGCCGCTGTGGAACCTCGGGTTCAAAGAAAGTGCCGCGCCGGCCCTGATCTCGGGCGTCGCGGCGCACAGCATCGGCCGCATGCCCAACCTCGCGACCTCGGCGGTGGGGGTGATGCTCGGCGCGCTCGGGCACGCGGGTGGCTGGCCGGTGCCCGTGGGCGGGTCTCGGGTGATCACCGATGCCCTCGCTGCCGATCTGGTCGCGCACGGCGGCCGCATCGAAACGAACCACGCCATCGAAGACGTGCGCGAACTCGACGGCTTTAGCAGCGTGATGTTCGACACATCAGCGCGCGGGCTCGCCAACATCGCGGGCTCACGACTGCCAAAGCGCTACGAACGGGCGCTGCGCAAGTTTCAATACGGCGACGCCGCAACGAAGGTCGATTTCGTGCTCGATGGGCCAATCCCATGGAGCGACCCCCGCGTGGCAGAGTCGCCCACGGTGCATCTGGGGGGCTCGCGCGCCGAGACCGCCCGCGCAGAAGCCGAGGTCGCCAAGGGAAACCACCCTGATCGGCCCTATGTGCTGCTCGCGCAGCCGACGGCTTTTGATCCGGATCGAAATGCCCCCGGAGTGCACGCGGTCTGGAGCTACACCCACGTGCCTGCGGGGTCGACGGTCGATGTTGCTGAGCGCGTCATCGCCCAGATCGAGCGGTACGCTCCCGGGTTTCGCGACCGCATCACCGCCGTCAAAATGACGACCGCGGCCGAGCTCGCAAGCTACAACCGCAACTACCACGGCGGAGATTTCAGCGCCGGTGCGGTGACGCTGCCGCAGCTGCTGGCACGGCCGACGCTGTCAGCCACGCCGTGGCGCACGCCCACGAAGGGGCTGTACCTGTGCTCATCATCGACGCCTCCGGGCCCCGGTGTGCACGGGCTCTCGGGCTGGTATGCGGCGCTCGCGTCGTTGCGGGATGATTATGGACTGCCTGCCCCGCACCTGGGGCTGTGAATAAGTCCCACCGTTGTCGGTGGCCCCGGCTACCATAGAGACTGTGGTTGCCGCACTATATCGCCGTTATCGGCCAGAGTCCTTTTCCGAAATGATCGGCCAGTCTCAGGTGACTGAGCCGCTAATGACGGCGCTCCGGAACGGCCGGATCGGGCACGCTTACCTGTTTAGCGGCCCGCGCGGTTGCGGCAAGACGACGTCTGCCCGCATTCTTGCGCGCTGCCTGAACTGCGTGGAGGGTCCCACCGACACCCCCTGCAACGTGTGCCCCAGCTGTATCGAGCTCAGCCGCGATGGCGGGGGATCGCTCGACGTCGTCGAGATTGACGCCGCCAGCCACGGTGGCGTCGACGACGCGCGCGACCTGCGTGAGCGGGCGGTCTTTGCGCCGGCCCGCGACCGCTACAAGATTTTCATTATTGATGAGGCACACATGGTGACCTCGGCGGGCTTTAACGCGTTGCTCAAGATCGTGGAAGAGCCGCCGCCCCACATCAAGTTTGTGTTTGCGACGACCGAGCCCGAGAAGGTTATCGGCACGATTCGTTCGCGTACGCACCACTACCCGTTCAGGCTTATCGCGCCCGCGCCGCTCATCGACTACGTGCAGTCACTGTGCGACAGCGAAGGCGTGAAGATCGAACCCGGTGTGCTGCCCCTCGTGGTACGCGCCGGCGGCGGTTCCGCGCGCGACACCCTGTCCATTCTTGACCAGCTGATCGCCGGTTCAGAGGCCGACTTCGTGACGGCAGAGCGCGCGGCAGGGCTGCTCGGCTTCACGGGCAGTGAGCTGCTTGACGACGTGGTGACCGCGTTTGGCGCACGTGACGCGGCGGGCGCGTTCAGCGCGACCGATCGGGTGGTGCAGACCGGGCAAGATCCTCGGCGCTTCGTCGAAGACCTGCTCGAACGTCTACGCGACTTGATCGTCGTCAGCGCGACGTCGATCGAGGGCGCCGCAGCGGTGTTCCGTGGGGTGCCAGAAGATCAGCTCAGCCGCATGTTTGAGCAGGCGCAGCGCTTTGGCCCCGCTGAGCTGTCGCGCATCGCCGATGTTACGAGTGAAACTCTCGACCGCATGGTGGGCGCCACCGCGCCCCGCTTGCAGCTCGAACTGATGATCGCGCGCGCCCTGGTCGCGCTCGACGAACTGCGTGGCGCAGGGCGTGCGGCAGTGGCTTCGGGCCAGGTTGCCCCCGTGCAGCAGCAGGTGCATCAGCCCTCGGCGCAGCCGACCCAGGCAGCCCCGGCACAGATGCAGCAGCGCCAGCAGCCGGTGCCGCAGGCTCAGACTCAGGCACAGGTTCCCGCCCAGGCTCAGGCCGCTGCGCAGCAGCAGGTCCAGCTGCAGGCCCCGGCGCAAGATCCGATCTCGGCGCTTGCCTCCGCCCGCAGCGCGGCCACACAAGCTGCCGCTGCACCGGCTGTTCCGGCTCCGGCAGCTGTGCCCGCCCAGCAGGCTCCCGCCGCACCGGCAGCCGTGCCGAACGCGGCGCAGACCGCGGCCTCCATTCGTGACTTCCTGCGCGAAGAGCCCGCCGGCGCCCCTGCGCCGGCGAATAATGCGCAGCAGCAGCAGCAGCAGCAGCAGCAGCAGCAGCAGCAGCAGCAGCAGCAGCAGCAGCAGCAGCAGCAGCAGCAGCAGCAGCAGCAGCAGCAGCAGCAGCAGCAGCAGCAGCAGCAGCAGCAGCAGCAGCAGCAGCAGCAGCAGCAGCAGCAGCAGCAGCAGCAGCAGCAGCAGCAGCAGCAGCAGGCACCGGCTGCGCCTCAGGCACAGGTTGCCCCGCAACAGGCTCCTGAAGCGTCGCAGGCAGCAGCGCCTGCCCCCGCACAGCCGCAGGCACCTGCTCAGCCCGCGGCAAGCGCTCCGGCACAGCCTGCTCCGACGCAGCCGGCGCCGGCAGCCGCCTCGGCCCAGCACGATCCTTCGAAGCCGCACCCCAACGAGGGCGCAGCCAAGTTTGGGCGTTCGATTTCGGCCGTGTTGAGCGCAGAACAGATCGCGAGCATCGGCACCGAGAAGACGCCCGCCCCCGCAGCACAGGCACCCCAGCCCGCAGCCGCGGCACCCGCCGCACCGGTCGCAGCACCTGCTTCGCAGCCTGCCGCGCAGCAGGCCCCCATGCAGCAGACTCCAGGCAATAACGGTGCGGCTGACACCGATGCAGAGTTCGCTGAAGAAGCCGAGGGTGGGTTCAACGACCTGCTCGAGGTCTGGCCCGATCTGCTCGAGGAGATCCTTGAGCAGGATCGTGCGGCCTGGAACGCGGTCAAGGCCGTGCAGCCCCTCGCCCTCGAAGGTGACATACTTCATTTCGCTGTCGCTTCGCCATCAGACCTGAACGCGTTTAAGGCAGCGGGCTCGGGCCCGCTGCGCGAAGCTATCCTGTCGGCTGTGGGAATCAGCGTGAAGTACCTGCGCAAGCCCATGCCTGAGGGCGGTGCCCCGGCGACTCAGACTCCGGCTGACGGTTCGTCTGAGCCCGCCGCAGGGGAGCCCCATCGAGGGGCCCCAACTACGCAGCAGCAACCCGGCCACCAGGCCGCAGGCCAGCCAGCACAGACTTCGGCCGCGAACGATCCGGTAGCGCGAGCCACCGCGCGGCTGAGTGCCCTGGGCCCGGCATTGGCGGCCCCGGCGTGGGCTGATCCGGTGCCGAAGGCTACGGAGGCAATTCAGGCAGTGCAGG
It encodes:
- a CDS encoding phytoene desaturase family protein — its product is MNSSSGAAVVGAGPNGLAAAVTLARAGVPVTVYEAAETIGGGTRTKEVVEPGVLHDVCAAIHPTAIATGFFQAFELEKRVEFVVPEASYANPLDIAGGSRDGRAAIAYRDLERTAHELGRDGAAYARVYAPILRRLEGAIDFAFGGSMLRWPKDPLGAAATGLATFVQGTPLWNLGFKESAAPALISGVAAHSIGRMPNLATSAVGVMLGALGHAGGWPVPVGGSRVITDALAADLVAHGGRIETNHAIEDVRELDGFSSVMFDTSARGLANIAGSRLPKRYERALRKFQYGDAATKVDFVLDGPIPWSDPRVAESPTVHLGGSRAETARAEAEVAKGNHPDRPYVLLAQPTAFDPDRNAPGVHAVWSYTHVPAGSTVDVAERVIAQIERYAPGFRDRITAVKMTTAAELASYNRNYHGGDFSAGAVTLPQLLARPTLSATPWRTPTKGLYLCSSSTPPGPGVHGLSGWYAALASLRDDYGLPAPHLGL
- a CDS encoding DNA polymerase III subunit gamma and tau; its protein translation is MIGQSQVTEPLMTALRNGRIGHAYLFSGPRGCGKTTSARILARCLNCVEGPTDTPCNVCPSCIELSRDGGGSLDVVEIDAASHGGVDDARDLRERAVFAPARDRYKIFIIDEAHMVTSAGFNALLKIVEEPPPHIKFVFATTEPEKVIGTIRSRTHHYPFRLIAPAPLIDYVQSLCDSEGVKIEPGVLPLVVRAGGGSARDTLSILDQLIAGSEADFVTAERAAGLLGFTGSELLDDVVTAFGARDAAGAFSATDRVVQTGQDPRRFVEDLLERLRDLIVVSATSIEGAAAVFRGVPEDQLSRMFEQAQRFGPAELSRIADVTSETLDRMVGATAPRLQLELMIARALVALDELRGAGRAAVASGQVAPVQQQVHQPSAQPTQAAPAQMQQRQQPVPQAQTQAQVPAQAQAAAQQQVQLQAPAQDPISALASARSAATQAAAAPAVPAPAAVPAQQAPAAPAAVPNAAQTAASIRDFLREEPAGAPAPANNAQQQQQQQQQQQQQQQQQQQQQQQQQQQQQQQQQQQQQQQQQQQQQQQQQQQQQQQQQQQQQQAPAAPQAQVAPQQAPEASQAAAPAPAQPQAPAQPAASAPAQPAPTQPAPAAASAQHDPSKPHPNEGAAKFGRSISAVLSAEQIASIGTEKTPAPAAQAPQPAAAAPAAPVAAPASQPAAQQAPMQQTPGNNGAADTDAEFAEEAEGGFNDLLEVWPDLLEEILEQDRAAWNAVKAVQPLALEGDILHFAVASPSDLNAFKAAGSGPLREAILSAVGISVKYLRKPMPEGGAPATQTPADGSSEPAAGEPHRGAPTTQQQPGHQAAGQPAQTSAANDPVARATARLSALGPALAAPAWADPVPKATEAIQAVQVTQAPVQQTAPAAPAAPVREQAPQPAAVAPAAAAPAPVATSAPAAAQQAPVAPAQAPAAAPVAQAPAAPAAAAPQRPVAAANPRPAAPAPQPPASDDPYANDPYAGEPSDADGYDDPYASGSGGGFAAQAPAPAAAPAPARAAAPAPLQAAPAPAAFDPAPQSAPATAPQAAAPAAPAAQAPRSDSPKFTRYGEAVVREALGARFVEELPRLQE